A window from Desulfomicrobium macestii encodes these proteins:
- a CDS encoding Na+/H+ antiporter subunit E codes for MKRWLPQPMFSLFLLLIWLLLVNSAAPGQIVLGALLAVTIPLFTIRFWPDQPCMRRPLTLIVYLAVFFWDIVVANLTVARLILGPTGRLRPAFIRLPLDLKNDFAITLLAHTISLTPGTVSAQVAEDRRSLLIHVLDLDDEALLVNRIKQRYEAPLKEIFPC; via the coding sequence ATGAAAAGATGGCTGCCACAACCCATGTTCAGCCTGTTCCTGCTGCTGATCTGGCTTCTGCTCGTGAATTCGGCGGCTCCCGGGCAGATTGTCCTCGGAGCGCTGCTCGCCGTGACCATACCGCTGTTCACGATCAGGTTCTGGCCCGATCAACCGTGCATGCGCCGCCCGCTTACCCTCATCGTCTATCTGGCCGTTTTTTTCTGGGACATCGTCGTCGCCAACCTGACCGTGGCCCGCCTCATACTCGGCCCGACAGGGAGGCTGCGGCCAGCGTTCATCCGCCTGCCCCTGGACCTGAAAAACGATTTCGCCATCACCCTGCTGGCCCACACCATATCCCTCACTCCGGGCACCGTTTCCGCGCAAGTGGCGGAGGATCGGCGCAGCCTGCTCATTCACGTCCTGGACCTCGATGATGAAGCCCTGCTCGTGAACCGCATCAAACAGCGCTACGAAGCGCCCCTGAAGGAGATCTTCCCATGCTGA